From a single Stackebrandtia endophytica genomic region:
- a CDS encoding hemolysin family protein, whose protein sequence is MGGYAGQLLLVAVLMIFNALFAGSEMALVTLRDSQIQRLERTSRGGAVLARLARDPNRFLATIQIGITLAGFLASATAAVSLAQPLVEPLAFLGAAARPVAIVAVTVVLTFVTLVIGELAPKRIAMQRAEGWALLAARPLDVLATVTRPVVWLLGKTTNLVVRIFGVDPHASRQEVSTEEIRDLVAVQPHITDEQRMIIDGAFDIAQRLTREILVPRRDVVTLPATFTPQQALETLTVSGHSRAPVVGPTGLDDIIGVIHLRDLITATGPITDHTRPCLVLPDSLKVNDALRQMRSRHEYFAAIVDEYGAIDGILTLEDLIEEIVGEIYDETDTDVQSITRLPDGGILMPGGFPLHDLPDIGVDLPDHGDYTTIAGLVLDHLGHIAVTGETVHIDDYYVTVTRTDRHAITEVEIRHAPSRATDDRPQ, encoded by the coding sequence GTGGGTGGCTATGCCGGGCAACTTCTACTCGTCGCCGTGTTGATGATCTTCAACGCACTGTTCGCCGGTAGTGAGATGGCGCTGGTGACCCTGCGCGATTCGCAGATCCAACGCCTCGAACGGACATCACGCGGCGGCGCGGTCCTGGCGAGACTGGCTCGGGATCCGAACCGGTTTCTGGCGACCATTCAGATAGGCATAACCCTGGCCGGTTTCCTCGCGTCGGCGACGGCCGCGGTGTCGTTGGCTCAGCCGCTGGTGGAACCACTGGCCTTCCTCGGCGCGGCGGCCCGGCCGGTCGCGATCGTGGCCGTCACCGTCGTATTGACCTTCGTGACCCTCGTCATCGGTGAACTCGCGCCCAAGCGCATCGCCATGCAACGGGCCGAGGGATGGGCACTGTTGGCGGCCCGACCGTTGGACGTGCTGGCAACCGTGACCCGCCCGGTGGTGTGGCTGTTGGGTAAGACCACCAACCTGGTGGTGCGGATCTTCGGCGTCGACCCACATGCGTCTCGGCAGGAGGTCTCCACCGAGGAGATCCGGGACCTGGTCGCGGTGCAACCACACATCACCGACGAACAACGGATGATCATCGACGGTGCGTTCGACATCGCTCAGCGCCTCACCAGGGAGATCCTCGTCCCCCGCCGTGACGTCGTCACGCTGCCGGCGACTTTCACACCCCAGCAGGCCTTGGAGACGCTCACCGTCTCCGGGCACTCCCGAGCACCGGTGGTCGGCCCCACCGGCCTGGACGACATCATCGGGGTGATCCACCTGCGCGACCTCATAACGGCGACCGGACCGATCACCGACCACACGCGCCCCTGCCTGGTTCTGCCGGACAGCCTCAAAGTCAACGACGCACTGCGCCAGATGCGCAGCCGACACGAATACTTCGCGGCCATCGTGGACGAATACGGCGCGATCGACGGCATTCTGACGTTGGAGGACCTGATCGAGGAGATCGTGGGTGAGATCTACGACGAGACCGACACCGACGTCCAGAGCATCACCCGGTTGCCCGACGGGGGAATTCTGATGCCCGGCGGTTTCCCACTCCACGATCTGCCCGACATCGGGGTCGACCTACCCGATCACGGCGACTACACGACCATCGCCGGGCTCGTTCTCGACCATCTGGGCCACATCGCCGTCACCGGCGAAACCGTCCACATCGATGATTACTACGTCACGGTGACGCGAACCGACCGGCACGCCATCACGGAGGTCGAGATCCGGCACGCGCCGTCGCGGGCCACCGACGACCGGCCACAATAG
- a CDS encoding sensor histidine kinase yields the protein MRPLDAPSATPGPARWHGGDPAYAIPGPPPIRGVLDRTRHRDIIAALCFGLIVMGAHLLWRMDGELRFLLLFVIMIPAAMGIGLARTAPGTAIALVWVSSLLQVATLTELGPLQLAGPYVAYVTARYGTKTSIVAGGISIGLGALLGTAYLGVLIGEVNPLNGSLSQLARSMFYVAVLATPLVTPWAIGMILRFAAQKETAEQDRREAWHDAQQARELAQLRAENAGLARDVHDIVGHSLAVIIAQADSIQFTDDADAGRIREATANIATTARRSLMSIQNVLSRTNDTTGDLSAHEVRVAELIDSIQGVGRRLERDDRGTARHVPPDVAKVAYGVLREMLTNALRHATPESTIRLSRAWTYRTYTVTVENEFNPQVDTREGGRGLPGMRERLATVGGTLYVEVSPTDQRPARFTISAVLPLESDTHHRWETR from the coding sequence GTGAGACCCCTCGACGCACCCTCGGCCACGCCTGGACCGGCACGGTGGCACGGCGGCGACCCCGCTTACGCCATACCCGGGCCACCACCGATCCGTGGCGTGCTGGACCGTACCCGACATCGCGACATCATCGCCGCGCTGTGCTTCGGGCTCATCGTCATGGGTGCACACCTCCTGTGGCGGATGGACGGAGAACTCCGGTTTCTGCTGTTGTTCGTGATCATGATCCCGGCCGCGATGGGGATCGGTCTCGCCCGGACCGCACCGGGGACGGCGATCGCTCTGGTCTGGGTCTCGTCGCTACTTCAGGTGGCGACACTGACGGAGCTGGGACCGCTCCAACTCGCCGGCCCCTACGTCGCCTATGTCACGGCGAGATACGGCACCAAGACCTCCATCGTCGCCGGCGGCATCAGCATCGGCCTGGGCGCGCTGTTGGGAACCGCATACCTGGGCGTCCTGATCGGGGAGGTCAACCCGCTGAACGGGTCACTCTCGCAGTTGGCCCGATCGATGTTCTACGTCGCGGTCCTCGCGACGCCGCTGGTCACACCGTGGGCGATCGGAATGATCCTGCGGTTCGCCGCGCAGAAGGAAACCGCCGAACAGGATCGTCGAGAGGCATGGCACGACGCCCAGCAGGCGAGGGAACTCGCTCAGTTGCGCGCCGAGAATGCCGGGTTGGCACGCGACGTCCACGACATCGTGGGCCACTCGTTGGCGGTGATCATCGCGCAGGCCGACTCGATCCAGTTCACCGACGACGCCGATGCGGGCCGGATCCGCGAGGCGACCGCCAACATCGCCACCACCGCGAGACGTTCGCTCATGAGCATTCAGAACGTGCTGTCACGCACCAACGACACCACCGGCGACCTCTCGGCACACGAGGTTCGGGTCGCTGAACTGATCGACTCGATCCAAGGTGTCGGTCGCCGCCTGGAGCGCGACGACCGCGGCACCGCCCGACACGTTCCGCCTGATGTCGCCAAGGTCGCCTACGGTGTGCTGCGAGAGATGTTGACCAATGCGCTGCGCCACGCGACGCCCGAGTCGACGATCCGGCTGAGCCGGGCGTGGACCTACCGGACCTACACGGTCACCGTCGAGAACGAGTTCAATCCGCAGGTCGATACCCGTGAAGGCGGCCGGGGTCTTCCGGGGATGCGGGAACGGCTCGCCACCGTCGGCGGAACGCTGTACGTCGAGGTCTCCCCCACCGATCAACGGCCGGCACGGTTCACGATCTCGGCGGTTCTACCGTTGGAGTCCGATACTCACCACCGTTGGGAGACCCGATGA
- a CDS encoding M15 family metallopeptidase encodes MTFTLLADPDIARIPAIDCGEPLVRLSDRGVRYLPNSSAAGGLVRSGVAERLVRAQHRLPAGIRFGVAEGYRTVEVQEAIIAEYTEFLRVENPEATESELARLSSRFVSPIGVAPHVAGAAVDITLIDTDGEPLWMGTEIDATPEDSDGACFTDAPVDEVARRHRDLMTDALTAEGLVNYPTEWWHFSFGDRYWAHVTGTDRARYTAVAA; translated from the coding sequence GTGACGTTCACCCTGCTCGCCGATCCCGACATCGCCCGAATCCCCGCCATCGACTGTGGCGAACCACTGGTGCGTCTGTCGGATCGCGGAGTCCGCTATCTGCCGAACTCCTCGGCCGCCGGTGGGCTGGTTCGCTCGGGTGTCGCCGAGCGCCTCGTGCGTGCGCAGCACCGACTGCCCGCCGGTATCCGCTTCGGGGTCGCCGAGGGATACCGCACGGTCGAGGTGCAGGAGGCGATCATCGCCGAGTACACCGAGTTCCTACGCGTCGAGAACCCCGAGGCCACCGAGTCCGAACTAGCCCGACTGTCGAGCCGCTTCGTGTCGCCGATCGGCGTCGCCCCACACGTCGCGGGCGCCGCGGTCGACATCACGCTCATCGACACCGACGGTGAACCGCTGTGGATGGGAACCGAGATCGACGCGACTCCCGAGGACAGCGACGGCGCATGTTTCACCGACGCTCCAGTCGACGAGGTGGCGCGTCGCCACCGCGATCTCATGACCGACGCCTTGACGGCCGAGGGCCTCGTCAACTACCCCACCGAATGGTGGCACTTCAGCTTCGGGGACCGTTACTGGGCGCATGTGACCGGCACCGACCGGGCGCGGTACACGGCGGTGGCCGCGTGA
- a CDS encoding alpha/beta fold hydrolase gives MVTKRANDATFVLVHGSGSNSFMWAPIQRELALRGRRSFAVDLPGHGFDAQYSAAYQAPQDLDAWASQPSTLAGVTLQDNVDMVVDVVRRLADHGPVVLVGASLGGTTVTGVANVVPDLVSRLVYISAWSCVERSSPVEYMGEPEFDGNLLAPLAGLNVGDPGELGVGRANYRSGDPEMLAALKAAIMADGTDEQFLAFLNILQPDESLAVMTADSRGVAETWGTVPRTYIRLTRDRSLPVAMQDRLIAESDALTPDNRFEVHSLDTSHTGFLLDPEATAGILDGLTV, from the coding sequence TTGGTCACCAAGCGCGCGAACGACGCCACGTTCGTGCTGGTGCACGGCTCCGGTTCCAACTCCTTCATGTGGGCGCCGATCCAGCGTGAACTGGCGTTGCGGGGACGCCGAAGCTTCGCCGTCGACCTTCCCGGTCACGGCTTCGACGCGCAATACTCGGCGGCCTACCAGGCTCCGCAGGACCTTGACGCTTGGGCGTCGCAACCCTCGACGCTGGCGGGGGTGACCCTGCAGGACAACGTCGACATGGTCGTCGACGTCGTGCGTCGGCTGGCCGATCACGGTCCGGTCGTGCTGGTCGGCGCCAGCCTCGGTGGAACCACGGTCACCGGTGTGGCCAATGTGGTGCCCGACCTGGTGAGCCGCCTGGTCTACATCTCCGCATGGTCCTGTGTGGAGCGATCTAGTCCCGTCGAGTACATGGGAGAGCCGGAGTTCGACGGCAATCTGTTGGCCCCGTTGGCCGGGCTGAACGTCGGTGATCCCGGTGAACTCGGAGTGGGACGAGCCAACTACCGCTCCGGCGATCCTGAGATGCTGGCCGCGCTGAAGGCGGCGATCATGGCGGACGGAACCGACGAGCAGTTTCTGGCGTTTCTCAACATCCTTCAGCCCGACGAGTCGTTGGCCGTGATGACGGCCGATTCCCGGGGCGTGGCCGAAACCTGGGGAACCGTTCCCCGCACCTACATTCGGCTGACCCGGGATCGGTCTTTGCCGGTGGCGATGCAGGACCGGTTGATAGCCGAGTCGGATGCCCTGACCCCCGACAACCGGTTCGAGGTGCACAGCCTGGACACCAGTCACACCGGGTTCCTTTTGGACCCTGAGGCCACCGCCGGAATCCTGGACGGGTTGACCGTCTGA
- the alr gene encoding alanine racemase, with the protein MSGAVLSIDLGAVAANVRHFASIQPGFTAVVKADGFGHGAVDVATVAIANGAARLGVTGIDEAMVLRKAGITAPILSWLNPIDADFDTAIRNRVAVTAGSVALLERIAGAAAVSGQVSIHLAVDTGMTREGAGHREWVSLCRRARDLERRRLITIDGIMSHLACADDPDHPANRSALARFDDAIRVAARAGIVARSRHLAATAATLDIPEARLDDVRVGAGLYGIDPAGRGRLRPALTLTAPVVEVRTAPAGSAVGYGRTFRIDDTTRLALLPIGYADGIPRAAAGIARVSLGGRHCRIVGAISMDQIVVDVGTADVRIGDVATVFGPGDQGEPRLADWAVWCHTIEHELMTGIGRRVARRVVPSEAVPDIHHWKGLHESLC; encoded by the coding sequence GTGAGCGGTGCGGTGCTGTCGATCGACCTGGGTGCCGTGGCCGCCAACGTCCGACATTTCGCATCGATTCAGCCGGGATTCACGGCGGTGGTGAAGGCCGACGGTTTCGGGCACGGCGCCGTCGACGTCGCCACCGTCGCGATCGCCAACGGCGCGGCGCGACTGGGCGTCACCGGCATCGACGAGGCCATGGTTCTGAGGAAGGCCGGTATCACCGCGCCCATCTTGAGCTGGCTTAATCCGATCGACGCCGACTTCGACACCGCGATCCGCAACCGGGTGGCGGTGACGGCTGGCAGCGTCGCACTACTCGAACGCATCGCCGGTGCCGCCGCCGTCTCGGGTCAGGTGAGCATCCATCTGGCCGTCGATACCGGTATGACGAGGGAGGGCGCCGGACACCGGGAATGGGTCTCACTGTGTCGTCGAGCCCGCGACCTCGAACGGCGACGCCTCATCACCATCGACGGGATCATGAGTCACCTGGCGTGCGCCGACGATCCCGACCACCCCGCGAACCGGTCGGCCCTGGCGCGTTTCGACGACGCGATCCGCGTCGCCGCACGCGCCGGCATCGTCGCACGAAGCCGACACCTCGCGGCCACGGCCGCGACCCTGGACATTCCCGAGGCGAGACTGGACGACGTCCGCGTCGGAGCGGGCCTGTACGGAATCGATCCGGCCGGACGTGGCCGCCTGCGCCCGGCCCTGACGTTGACGGCGCCGGTGGTCGAGGTTCGTACCGCACCTGCCGGCTCTGCCGTCGGCTACGGACGGACGTTCCGCATCGACGACACCACCCGACTGGCCCTGCTGCCGATCGGTTACGCCGACGGCATTCCACGTGCGGCGGCGGGGATCGCACGCGTCAGCCTCGGTGGACGCCACTGTCGAATCGTCGGCGCGATTTCCATGGATCAGATCGTCGTCGACGTCGGTACCGCCGATGTGCGCATCGGTGACGTCGCGACCGTGTTCGGCCCGGGCGACCAGGGTGAGCCCCGCCTGGCCGACTGGGCCGTTTGGTGTCACACCATCGAACACGAGCTGATGACGGGCATCGGCCGACGTGTGGCACGTCGCGTGGTGCCGTCCGAAGCCGTTCCCGACATCCACCATTGGAAAGGTCTCCATGAGAGTCTCTGCTGA
- a CDS encoding helix-turn-helix transcriptional regulator — protein MSTQRHDSPTEHPDEVGATSVKRRPVYTLWIRLRSSRPAMFGLGVALLFFGWAMPMVGLTFALIERGVEQWWILLAFGLLMPVIAVFTVSVALSTRLRYLGGHPAPETAQATTHSASIEPDSASSTSRTGTVPVEPLSPREQDVLVLLESGRSNREIATMLYIAPGTVKAHLSHIFRKLQATTRLQAVNHAREAGILDTPDRE, from the coding sequence GTGAGCACACAACGACACGACAGCCCAACCGAGCACCCGGACGAAGTCGGCGCCACCTCCGTGAAGCGTCGGCCAGTCTATACACTGTGGATACGTCTGCGATCGTCACGGCCGGCGATGTTCGGGCTGGGAGTCGCCCTCCTCTTCTTCGGTTGGGCCATGCCGATGGTGGGGCTCACCTTCGCATTGATCGAACGTGGTGTGGAGCAGTGGTGGATCCTGTTGGCGTTCGGTCTCCTGATGCCGGTGATCGCGGTGTTCACGGTTAGCGTGGCCCTGAGTACGCGGTTGCGATACCTCGGCGGACATCCGGCCCCCGAGACCGCTCAGGCGACGACACACTCCGCTTCGATCGAACCGGATTCGGCATCGTCGACCAGCCGAACCGGGACGGTTCCCGTCGAACCACTCAGCCCACGCGAGCAGGATGTTCTGGTGCTACTGGAATCAGGACGCTCCAACCGGGAGATCGCCACGATGCTGTACATCGCACCAGGCACGGTCAAAGCACATCTGAGCCACATCTTCCGCAAATTGCAGGCGACTACGCGGCTCCAAGCCGTCAATCATGCCCGTGAGGCGGGCATATTGGACACTCCGGACCGAGAATAA
- a CDS encoding sporulation protein produces the protein MFEKLKRRFGVGGPSVDTVLGEEIATPGGSLIGQVNLDGGDHDVDIEHIELSLLARTEIEGQESESSAGVEFARFRVNSGMHLPAGATIGVRFQVPLSWETPMTHIYGRPLPGMVIGLRTELAVAKEWDKGDFDPVAVHALPSQVVVLEAMARMGFLLSHADVEAGAISGVHQELPFYQELEFTPPEQYAGVVGQVEATFITDAEGFHLVMEASHHGGGDRYGRFQVAHAQAAEFDWEGHIRGWLDQVAASGHHGHAHMGESEGGSVWGAVGGVAAGVGVGLLAGELTEELFGSEEEEEEE, from the coding sequence ATGTTCGAGAAGCTCAAGCGACGATTCGGTGTGGGTGGACCCAGTGTCGACACGGTTCTGGGTGAGGAGATCGCCACACCCGGGGGCTCTCTGATCGGTCAGGTCAACCTCGACGGCGGCGACCACGACGTCGACATCGAGCACATTGAACTGAGCCTGCTGGCACGCACTGAGATCGAGGGCCAGGAGTCGGAGTCCAGCGCCGGCGTCGAGTTCGCCAGGTTCCGCGTCAACTCCGGTATGCACCTTCCCGCCGGGGCCACGATCGGGGTGCGGTTCCAGGTGCCGCTGTCGTGGGAGACACCGATGACTCACATCTACGGCAGGCCCCTGCCGGGCATGGTGATCGGGCTGCGTACCGAACTGGCGGTGGCGAAGGAGTGGGATAAGGGCGACTTCGACCCGGTCGCGGTACACGCGCTGCCGTCCCAGGTCGTGGTGTTGGAGGCGATGGCCCGGATGGGATTCCTGCTGTCCCACGCCGACGTCGAAGCCGGCGCGATCTCCGGAGTTCATCAGGAGCTGCCGTTCTATCAGGAACTGGAGTTCACCCCGCCGGAGCAGTATGCCGGCGTCGTCGGTCAGGTTGAGGCGACCTTCATCACCGACGCGGAGGGCTTCCACCTGGTGATGGAGGCCAGTCACCACGGCGGTGGCGATCGATACGGCCGCTTCCAGGTCGCTCACGCCCAGGCCGCCGAGTTCGACTGGGAGGGACACATCCGGGGCTGGTTGGACCAGGTCGCCGCGTCAGGTCACCATGGACACGCGCACATGGGTGAGTCCGAAGGCGGTTCCGTCTGGGGCGCGGTGGGCGGCGTGGCCGCGGGTGTCGGTGTCGGGTTGCTCGCCGGAGAACTCACCGAGGAACTGTTCGGTTCCGAGGAGGAGGAAGAAGAGGAGTAG
- a CDS encoding glycine-rich protein — MLRINQVDSVVLAAAVAGIAVPVAGIAVPATAHAQPVTETFTYTGAPETFTVPDDVTCIHFDVFGAAGGKGANEGALGGRGAEVAAYQAAEPGDALEFVIGGIGQTGIDGPALGGYGGGGDGGPWYSAGGGGATWVNRDGAPLIVAGGGGGGGGGFEARSAVAVGGDGGESGTAGTGTGIPTDGGPGASGGDGGSGGDGGAPIPPYMGEDGQPGTPGRGGDGGTTNDPHDAGGSGGGGGVMGGGGGGSGTVGTIATGGAGGGGSSQGPTGAEFTTGVNPDDGYIVISYEPGSSEGCEQPSPSPEPTSPMEPTGSPNEPAANTSSLPATGTPASTLAIVAGIAFLIAGALAIIGRITRSRHQPPTS, encoded by the coding sequence ATGTTGCGTATCAACCAAGTCGACTCCGTCGTGTTGGCCGCAGCCGTCGCGGGTATCGCGGTTCCCGTCGCGGGTATCGCGGTTCCCGCCACGGCCCATGCCCAACCCGTCACCGAGACCTTCACCTACACCGGCGCACCCGAGACGTTCACCGTCCCCGACGACGTGACGTGCATCCACTTCGACGTCTTCGGCGCGGCGGGCGGCAAGGGCGCCAACGAGGGCGCGCTCGGTGGACGCGGCGCTGAAGTCGCGGCCTACCAGGCGGCGGAACCCGGCGACGCTCTGGAGTTCGTGATCGGTGGGATCGGTCAAACCGGCATCGACGGCCCCGCTCTCGGCGGATACGGAGGCGGCGGAGACGGCGGCCCGTGGTATTCAGCCGGAGGGGGCGGGGCGACCTGGGTGAACCGTGACGGTGCGCCCCTGATCGTCGCCGGAGGCGGAGGCGGCGGGGGTGGCGGATTCGAGGCCCGTTCGGCCGTCGCGGTCGGCGGTGACGGAGGCGAATCCGGAACCGCCGGAACCGGAACCGGCATACCGACCGACGGCGGACCGGGCGCGTCCGGCGGTGACGGGGGAAGCGGCGGTGACGGCGGCGCGCCCATTCCTCCCTACATGGGAGAGGACGGCCAGCCCGGTACACCGGGACGCGGCGGTGACGGAGGCACCACCAACGACCCCCACGATGCCGGTGGTTCAGGTGGTGGCGGCGGTGTCATGGGCGGAGGTGGCGGGGGCTCGGGCACGGTGGGGACCATCGCCACGGGTGGCGCCGGTGGCGGGGGCTCGAGTCAAGGGCCGACCGGCGCAGAGTTCACGACCGGTGTCAACCCCGACGACGGCTACATCGTCATCTCCTACGAACCCGGATCCAGTGAGGGTTGCGAGCAGCCCTCACCGAGCCCGGAACCGACGAGCCCTATGGAACCGACCGGCTCGCCGAACGAACCGGCGGCCAACACATCGAGTCTTCCGGCCACCGGCACCCCTGCATCGACGCTCGCCATCGTCGCGGGAATCGCGTTCCTCATCGCGGGAGCACTCGCAATCATCGGTCGCATCACCCGCTCACGGCATCAGCCACCGACATCTTGA
- a CDS encoding carboxymuconolactone decarboxylase family protein, which translates to MEYGFDLMSNELGVKLTKRFSNVNALVQQSELSRSTQELVGLRVSQINGCGWCTDIHSTELARTGEGQLRLNLVAAWRESTVFTAAERAALALAEEGTRIADASPGVSDATWEEVREHYTEDQIAALVYLIALVNGSTRVARIVRKPGGDYEPGMFVAIAD; encoded by the coding sequence ATGGAATACGGTTTCGACCTGATGTCCAACGAGCTCGGGGTCAAGCTCACCAAACGATTCTCCAACGTCAACGCACTGGTTCAACAATCCGAACTCTCAAGGTCCACACAGGAACTTGTGGGGCTTCGCGTGAGCCAGATCAACGGTTGTGGATGGTGCACCGACATTCATTCGACGGAACTCGCTCGTACCGGTGAGGGGCAGTTGCGCCTCAACCTGGTCGCCGCCTGGCGTGAATCGACTGTGTTCACCGCCGCCGAGCGGGCCGCACTGGCCCTCGCCGAAGAGGGCACCCGGATCGCCGATGCCTCACCCGGCGTCTCCGATGCGACCTGGGAAGAGGTGCGCGAACACTACACCGAGGACCAGATCGCCGCGCTGGTCTACCTGATCGCGCTCGTCAACGGATCCACCCGGGTGGCCAGAATCGTGCGGAAGCCGGGCGGGGACTATGAGCCCGGCATGTTCGTCGCGATCGCCGACTGA
- a CDS encoding D-alanine--D-alanine ligase family protein codes for MRVSAEPIDLLIVTGGPGSEHDVSLASAASATTHLDAARYRVTTVILDRAGRWCDASGTPLPRRMEDLVRLIQRADVVLPLMHGKVGEDGSLAAVLDACGTPYVGSGVRAGAVAIDKHLMKLLASDAGIPVAAGVLVDGREVSPPFDPPMFIKPNTEGSSYGIQRVSMVEDFAAAVAEAAAFDPRVLVEKEIVGREIDIAVLQMPDGTLRVGPPLEIIVEAGGFFGTAEKYDGGATFLVPASIPDKAAIRLRDHAEKLFRLLGCAGVARFDFFLTDDGGLVLNEVNTAPGMTAASQVPRMFDADGLPYPRLLDTLIDTAMAVPRVADHPADLLEHAVDRL; via the coding sequence ATGAGAGTCTCTGCTGAACCGATCGACCTGCTCATCGTCACCGGTGGACCGGGGTCGGAACATGACGTGTCGTTGGCGTCGGCGGCATCGGCCACCACGCATCTGGATGCCGCCCGGTACCGGGTGACGACGGTGATCCTCGACCGTGCCGGACGATGGTGCGACGCGTCCGGGACTCCGCTGCCTCGTCGGATGGAGGATCTGGTCCGGCTGATCCAGCGAGCGGACGTGGTCCTGCCGCTCATGCACGGCAAGGTCGGCGAGGACGGTTCTCTCGCGGCGGTACTCGACGCATGTGGCACCCCGTATGTGGGATCGGGGGTACGGGCCGGCGCCGTCGCGATCGACAAGCACCTGATGAAACTGCTCGCCTCCGACGCCGGGATTCCCGTGGCCGCAGGCGTTCTGGTCGACGGCAGAGAGGTGTCGCCTCCGTTCGACCCGCCGATGTTCATCAAGCCGAACACGGAGGGATCCAGCTACGGCATCCAACGGGTGTCCATGGTGGAGGATTTTGCGGCGGCGGTCGCCGAAGCGGCCGCCTTCGACCCCCGAGTCCTCGTCGAGAAGGAGATCGTCGGCCGTGAGATCGACATCGCCGTCCTTCAGATGCCCGACGGTACGTTGCGGGTCGGTCCGCCCCTGGAGATCATCGTCGAGGCGGGTGGGTTCTTCGGTACCGCCGAGAAGTACGACGGTGGCGCCACATTCCTCGTCCCGGCGTCGATCCCCGACAAGGCGGCGATTCGACTGCGCGACCATGCCGAGAAGCTGTTTCGACTGCTCGGGTGTGCGGGGGTCGCCCGATTCGACTTCTTCCTCACCGACGACGGTGGGCTGGTCCTCAACGAGGTCAACACCGCCCCGGGAATGACCGCAGCCTCTCAGGTGCCACGCATGTTCGACGCCGACGGCCTGCCCTATCCCCGGCTCCTCGACACACTCATCGACACCGCCATGGCCGTGCCGAGGGTCGCGGACCACCCCGCTGACCTGCTCGAACACGCCGTCGATCGTCTATGA
- a CDS encoding RNA polymerase sigma-70 factor — translation MTAAVPIEPLDDRGDVSTELFLTHRNLLFTVTYELLGSAADTEDVLQETWLRWVNVDPDTVSNHRAYLVRIATRLALTRLRTLGRRKEYYVGPWLPEPLLITPDVAEDVELADSLSMAMLLVLETLTPTERAVFVLREVFDLEYTDIAQAVDKNAATVRQIARRARSHVAARRPHAAVSPSEVRDTLQAFQRAVETGELHGLLELLAPGVVLLTDGGGVVPAALSPIVGADNVARVLARAAAAMSLEPGRVNGSPGLVLRVAGAIDTVVAVSVDGGLITGLYAVRNPEKLSRLEHETVVGR, via the coding sequence ATGACCGCTGCCGTGCCGATCGAACCGCTCGATGATAGAGGCGACGTCTCCACCGAGCTGTTCCTCACCCATCGCAATCTGCTGTTCACCGTCACCTACGAACTGCTCGGCTCCGCCGCCGACACCGAGGACGTGCTTCAGGAGACCTGGCTGCGATGGGTGAACGTCGACCCGGACACGGTGAGCAACCACCGGGCGTACCTGGTGCGGATCGCCACTCGGCTGGCGCTCACCCGGCTGCGAACGCTGGGCCGCCGCAAGGAGTACTACGTGGGGCCGTGGCTGCCCGAACCGCTGCTGATCACCCCCGATGTCGCCGAGGACGTCGAACTGGCCGACAGCTTGTCGATGGCGATGCTGCTGGTGTTGGAGACGCTCACCCCGACCGAGCGCGCGGTGTTCGTCCTGCGTGAGGTGTTCGACCTGGAGTACACCGACATCGCACAGGCCGTCGACAAGAACGCGGCCACCGTTCGTCAAATAGCCCGCCGAGCTCGTTCACATGTGGCGGCGCGGCGACCACATGCGGCGGTTTCACCATCCGAGGTCCGTGACACCCTCCAGGCGTTTCAGCGAGCCGTCGAGACCGGCGAACTGCACGGGTTGTTGGAGTTGCTCGCGCCCGGCGTCGTGCTCCTGACCGACGGCGGCGGGGTGGTACCGGCGGCGTTGTCGCCGATCGTCGGTGCCGACAACGTCGCCCGTGTCCTGGCCAGGGCCGCCGCGGCGATGTCACTGGAACCGGGGCGGGTCAACGGTTCACCCGGCCTGGTGTTGCGGGTGGCCGGTGCGATCGACACGGTGGTGGCGGTCAGCGTCGACGGGGGCCTGATCACCGGGCTGTACGCCGTTCGCAATCCGGAGAAACTGTCACGGCTGGAACACGAGACCGTGGTCGGGCGATGA